TGGTGGCCATTGAAAAGATACAGCAAAAGCACTACGACCTGATCCTGATGGATATCCAGATGCCGCAAATGGATGGCCTGAGCGCCACCTGCCACATACGTAAGATATTGAAACTGGAACACTTGCCGGTTATTGCCATGACGGCGCATGCCATGGAAGCGGATGTTATCCGCAGCCGCGAGGCCGGTATGACAGCTCACCTGACCAAGCCCATTACCCCGGAAGTACTGTACCAGACCCTGAGCGCCTACTTGCCGGAACGCCCTTGCCTGGCAGAGAAAAAGCCGGACAATCCGGTTCAGCTGCAGGATTAATCCTGGCAGAAAACGGCGCTAAGCTTTATTATCTCCTGTCATTTAGCCAATCCCCGGCTAACAGAGATTAGCGAAGTTAGTGAAGTCAACCCAAATGGAACAAGATCAAACGATGAAAAAGGTGTGTATCGTTACCGGCGGCAGCTCAGGCATAGGCCTTAGCATAGTACAGAAGTTTTTAGATGAAGGTTACCGGGTCTTTAACCTGGACTTAACCCCGGCCACAGCAGGCGAATTCCGCCAATGTGATATTACCCAGGTGCAGGAAGTCGAGCGCATCATCACAGAGATTGCCGATGAGCATGCCATAGATGTGCTGGTTTCCAATGCCGGTATCCATTATTCCGCCACCATAGAAGATACCCCGGAAGCAGATCTGGACAGGGTCTTTAACATCAATGTCAAAGGCGCCTATGCGGCCATCAAAGCCGTACTGCCGGGCATGAAGGCCAGCAGGAGCGGCGCCATTATCGTCATGTCTTCCGATCAGGCGCTGGTGGCAAAACAAAACTCTTTTGCCTATAACCTGAGTAAAGCCGCCCTGGCCTCTATCGCCAAAACCACGGCTTTAGATTATGCCGGCTACAATATCCGCGCCAATGCCGTTTGCCCCGGCACCATAGAAACCCCCTTATACCACAAGGCAATCGATAACTACTGCCGGCGCTCGGGCGCCGATAAAAACCAGGTACACAGCGAAGAAGCCGGCATGCAGCCTTTAGGGCGCCTTGGCCAACCGGAAGAAGTGGCGGAACTGGTGCTGTTCCTCGCCTCAGACAAAGCCCGCTTTATTACCGGCAGTTTACAGGTGATCGACGGCGGTTATACCGCGCAATAACCATTATCAGGACAAGCCTTGCGATACCGGAAAAATCTCGCCAGGAACCAGCAAAGGAGCATTAAGCTATGCCCATTGAAAACATCATAGATCCCCACCTGCACCTGTTTGACTTAAGCCGGGGAGATTATTTTTGGCTGGCGCCGCATAATCCTCCTTTCTGGCAGGATAAGGCAAAAATCCACCGCAGCTTCACCGAGTCGGATTTAACCCCGGCGCCACTGAAACTGGCGGGTTTTGTCCATATCGAAGCCGGCTTTGACAATGACTGTCCCTGGCGGGAAATCGCCTATCTGGAGCAAAGCTGCCGCCTTCCCTTTAAAAGCGTCGCTTTTATTGATATCGCCCTTGAAGAAAAGTTATTTGACCAGCAGCTTAAGCGGCTGCTGACCTATCCTTCTGTGGCGGGATGCCGTTATATTCTTGATCAGGACCCGGCCGGGCTGTTGCGCCGGCCCCGGGTACAAAGCAATATCACCCGCCTGGCGGAAGCCGGATTAAGTTTTGACCTGCAAATGCCGCTTTCTGACAGTAAAGCCGTATCCGCCTTTGCCGGGATACTGGAGCAGACACCCGCTTTGAAAGTGATCATCAACCATGCCGGCTGGCCCCCTTACCACAGTCAGCCAGTGGCAACAGACGA
This genomic window from Thalassomonas viridans contains:
- a CDS encoding SDR family NAD(P)-dependent oxidoreductase; translated protein: MKKVCIVTGGSSGIGLSIVQKFLDEGYRVFNLDLTPATAGEFRQCDITQVQEVERIITEIADEHAIDVLVSNAGIHYSATIEDTPEADLDRVFNINVKGAYAAIKAVLPGMKASRSGAIIVMSSDQALVAKQNSFAYNLSKAALASIAKTTALDYAGYNIRANAVCPGTIETPLYHKAIDNYCRRSGADKNQVHSEEAGMQPLGRLGQPEEVAELVLFLASDKARFITGSLQVIDGGYTAQ
- a CDS encoding amidohydrolase family protein, with the protein product MPIENIIDPHLHLFDLSRGDYFWLAPHNPPFWQDKAKIHRSFTESDLTPAPLKLAGFVHIEAGFDNDCPWREIAYLEQSCRLPFKSVAFIDIALEEKLFDQQLKRLLTYPSVAGCRYILDQDPAGLLRRPRVQSNITRLAEAGLSFDLQMPLSDSKAVSAFAGILEQTPALKVIINHAGWPPYHSQPVATDEDNAWQAGLERLSCFPSVAVKCSGWEMARRQYKMSWAKSVISRCLSAFGHQRVMLASNFPLCLFSGSYAGLWQDYLTLALSEKQLNAVLYDNAANWYGLK